ATCAATAAATCTTGGATCATATTGCAAGGTGTCCTTAGTCCAAACTTGAAAAGAATCATCATTAAATAAAAAGACTAACTTTTTGTAAGGAGTTAAAGCTTTTGACATAAGCTTGAAATTATTTTTATCAAGATTAATGTATAAAAATTTAAAATTTCCAATGCTAACCACCTTAGAAATGGCAATACTTCCAATATATTTATTGTCTTGAATTAATTTCAAATAACCTTTAGTAAAATTTAAATTTGAGTCAAGCATAACATTTAAAAAAACAGTAAATTTATTACTAGATTTATCTTTTTTAATGTAGATTTGACTATCTGGATAAAAATAAAGAAAATAATCTGCTCTTTCGATTTTTTCAAAATTCTTTTCTAAATCTTCAGCAATATTCAAAATCTTGCAAGAAGAAAAAATAAAAACCATTAAAATCAAAGAAAAACTATATTTCATAATCAACTTATATTATACAATACAGAAAGGAGAGTATTTATATTAAATGAATGAAAACAACTTCAGCTCTTATATTGAAAATTCTAAAGTTTATTCGGATTATATAATATTAAAACATAAAATACTACTTATTCCTGTTCCTATAATAAAAATTGCTATGGGTGAAAATCTTAAAATTTTTGAAATAGGTTTTCAAAATAAACATAAAGATTTTTCAGGATATCTTCAATTAAATGAAAAATCTTTATATATAAATGAAAACATGAGCCTTGAAAATAAAAGATTTACAATAGCAAAACACCTTGGGCATTATTTGATGCATCAAGAGCAAATTAAAAATCTATCTAAAAATGAAAACTACTATACTGATATTCAAGATAGTCAAATGGCAACAGAGGCCAATATATTCGCAGCAAACATTTTAGTTCCAACAACAACATTAAAATTAAAATTGTCTCAATATAAATCTAAAGAGTACCCTCAAAAAACAATAGCAAAAGAATTTCAAGTAACCGAAAATACAATTTATTTAAAATTAAGCATACTTAATGACCTTAGCAAAGTAGATAAAATAAAAAAGAGTAAAAAATTTTTAAAAATTAAAAACACAAAAAATAAAATAGAAACTAATATGTACCTGCACAATACAGATAAAATTAAAGAATCAATAGCTCTTGATTTGGAAAAATATGAACTTGAAAAAAAAGAACGAATTAAAAAAATATTTGAAGATTTAGAGTAAAAAGTTCTTTTTAAGTTAAAAACTTTTTGAGTATATATTCCATCTTTACATTGGCTAAAAGCAAATAATCTTTACTCTTAATAAGAGAGTCTAAATGGGTTTTTGCAATTATAATCCAATACTTATTATCAATAAATTTCTTAGCAGTTGGAAAATTTATTTTTAATAAAAAATTTTTCATAATTTTTTGTTTTTCAAGATAAGATAAAACTTCTGCCTTAAAAGACGCACCTTGAGTCAAGCTATAAGCAATAAGTATTCCATATAATCTCTTATTATAAATAAAAAGATCTTTAATAAGATTAATATTGCTATTGTAATTAGATTCATCAATGTAAATATAAGAACTATTTTTAATATTGTTTAAAATTTCAAAATTAGATGAACGATGTAAATGCTCATAGTCTTTTATTTTAAAATTTGAAATTTTTAAATCAGGATAATTCATTAAGGATGTTAAAACAGTTAAATTTATTTTATCTTTTTCTGGTATTTTAACCAAAGAAATAGTTGAACAACCATAAAGTAAAAAATAAAAGGGAATTAAAAACTTCTTCATTTAATGCTTTAATTGTATGCTTTTAATAAAATAAAGTAAAGTAAATAAAAATATAGAAATATTTTGATATAATGTAAAAATAAACTTTAAAAGGATGTAAAATGAGTTATTATGCACTAAGCAAAATATTTCTATATTCTGGATACCTTGTTATTGGATTTATATCTTTTACTATTTTCAATAAAAACTTAAGAAATAAAATCAAAAACAAATTAAAAAATTTATACTTTTTATATTATTTAACTTTTTTTACTCTTTTTATTATCAGCTCAAATCTATCTTATTATTTTACTGAAAAGCAGTTATTAGAAAATTTTAATATTTTTGAAAAAGAATTTCTTGAAATACATAAGATAAACGAACAATTTTTTCAAAAATATCTGCTAAATTTTCCAGTACCAATAAGAATGGAATTGATGTCAAAATTTGATCCAATATACACAGTATTTAATGCTAGCTTTGAAAAACACGCTAAAAACATAGGCAAAAGTTCTTATGAAATTCAAACAAATTATAAAAATTACGTCAAAGCAACAAATTCAGAAATTAAAAAAAGATTAGAACAAATAACAGAAAATATTACTCCTATTTACAATAAATATAAATTACCTATTCTAGACGGAGAAAATACAGCAATAAGTATCGATGTAAATGGGAATATTATTCCTGTTATAAAAAATACAAACGGACAAATAACAGAATTACTATTTTACGATCAAAATTACAATTTAATTCCCTTTAAAAAATTTGAAAGCTACAAAGTTAGATTTGACATACTCCAAGAAAATAAAAATATATACTTCAAGGAACTAATAAACATTTACTATCTTGATGAAAACAATACTATCATTCCCATAGAATATTATAAAAATAATATAGAGACTAGCCCTTATTACATAGACTTACAAGAGAATAAAGACAATTTTCTCAAAATGATAAAAATTAAAAAAGAATATGGTTTATATATTGAGAAAAAAAAGCAACTACAACATTTAACTGAAAATGATAAACTTGATGATTTTAAAGAATTTTTAGAAAAAAATAATAATATTTTTTCATTGAATACAATATTTTCGAACGGCAATCCAATATTTACTTATGCCATAAAAGTAAAAGCAAAAAATATTATAAATTATTTAATAACAAAAGAATTTAATATTAATTTAACAAATCAAAGTTCTCAAACGGCTCTTCATAATGCCATAATTCAAAAATACGAATTAAAATTTATTAAATCCCTTATCAAAAAAGGTGCCAACCCAAGTATCAAAGACAGCGAAAATAAACTCCCCATAGATTACTCTGATAAAACTAGTGAAATCTACAAATATTTAATCGACATTTAACTTTGTCCATACTAATTTAATTAGTCGAGCACTAAAATAACATTTTAAACCAAATTGATCCGACCCACTAAGCTCTAAATTTAATTTGAAATAATTGCTAATGGGAAAAAGCTTACAACCCATACTTTAATAATAAATAGCATGAAACCAAATTGAAGCTAATCTTTAACACTTTTTAGAAATACAAAATTTTACAGTCAGTAATTTAATAACCACATTTATTCAACGTGTAATATTTACAAGATTAAAAAATATTGTTAAGATATTAAGCGTATTATTCAAATTAATTATTTTAATTAATTAATTTGGATTTAATAAAAAGGGGAAAATT
The sequence above is a segment of the Borreliella spielmanii genome. Coding sequences within it:
- a CDS encoding ankyrin repeat domain-containing protein, producing MSYYALSKIFLYSGYLVIGFISFTIFNKNLRNKIKNKLKNLYFLYYLTFFTLFIISSNLSYYFTEKQLLENFNIFEKEFLEIHKINEQFFQKYLLNFPVPIRMELMSKFDPIYTVFNASFEKHAKNIGKSSYEIQTNYKNYVKATNSEIKKRLEQITENITPIYNKYKLPILDGENTAISIDVNGNIIPVIKNTNGQITELLFYDQNYNLIPFKKFESYKVRFDILQENKNIYFKELINIYYLDENNTIIPIEYYKNNIETSPYYIDLQENKDNFLKMIKIKKEYGLYIEKKKQLQHLTENDKLDDFKEFLEKNNNIFSLNTIFSNGNPIFTYAIKVKAKNIINYLITKEFNINLTNQSSQTALHNAIIQKYELKFIKSLIKKGANPSIKDSENKLPIDYSDKTSEIYKYLIDI
- a CDS encoding ImmA/IrrE family metallo-endopeptidase — protein: MNENNFSSYIENSKVYSDYIILKHKILLIPVPIIKIAMGENLKIFEIGFQNKHKDFSGYLQLNEKSLYINENMSLENKRFTIAKHLGHYLMHQEQIKNLSKNENYYTDIQDSQMATEANIFAANILVPTTTLKLKLSQYKSKEYPQKTIAKEFQVTENTIYLKLSILNDLSKVDKIKKSKKFLKIKNTKNKIETNMYLHNTDKIKESIALDLEKYELEKKERIKKIFEDLE